TCGTGTTCGGTCGTCAACGGCTCGTACGCCTCCGGTTCAGGGGAACGACGCCGGGCGCCAGGGGTGGGAGTCCGGCGAGCTTGCCGAGCAGCTCCATCCACGCCGAGGCGTGGGCGTCGAGTCCGCCGTGCGGGGTCCAGGAGGCACGGACCTCGATCTGGGCATCGGACTCGTCCTCGGCCATGGCCCCGAATCCCTCGGAGCGCACGACCGTGATGCTGCCGGCGGTGTTGGTGTGTTCGGCACCGGCGTCGCCCAGTGCGTCGGTGAGCCAGCTCCAGCCGACCTGGGTGATCAGCGGGTCGATGGCCATCTCGTGCTCGATGTCGGCGCGGGCGAAGGTGACGCACCGGAAGGTGCCGTTCCACGCGTCGTTGCCGGCCGGGTCGTGCAGGAGGATGAAGCGCCCTGTGCCCACCTCGGTGTCCGCGACGACCACGTCGGCGGTGATGGCATGGGCGAACGGGGCGATGCGCTGCGGTGCCGGCATCTGTCCGAGCTCGAGTTCGGGGCGCGCGACGGCGCGCTCGATCTCCTCGACAGCGCGGGTGAACGGTGCCGGGACGCCTTCGAGCTTCGTGCGGGCTCCCACACCGTGATCTTAGGCACGGGACGCGGGGTCGGGCGGTTCGACACGCAGGGCGTGACAGACTCGAAGGGTGACCCATGACGTCAGCGCCACCGCAGTCGACAGCGCCATCACGAGTCCCTTCCTCCGCGCCTGCCGCGGCCTCGAGCCGGCCCACACTCCGGTGTGGTTCATGCGCCAGGCCGGCCGCTCGCTGCCGGAGTACCTCGCGATCCGCGAGGGCGTGCCGATGCTGGAGTCCTGCTTCCGCACGGACATGGTCGTCGAGATCACGATGCAGCCGGTCCGCCGTCACGGCGTCGACGCGGCGATCTTCTTCTCCGACATCGTCGTGCCGCTCAAGGCGATCGGCGTCGACCTCGACATCGTGCCGGGCACGGGCCCGGTCGTGGCCGACCCGATCCGCTCGGCCGACCAGCTGGCGACGCTGCGCGACCTCGAGCCCGACGACGTCACCTCGATCACCGACGCCGTGAAGGGCCTCGTGCAGGAGTTGGGGGACACGCCGCTGATCGGGTTCGCCGGCGCGCCCTTCACCTTGGCGTCCTACCTCGTCGAGGGTGGGCCCTCGCGTGACCACCGCCGCACGAAGGAGCTGATGTACCGCGACCCCGAGCTGTGGCACGCGCTGCTGGGCCGGATCTCGGCGATCGCCTCGCAGTTCCTGCGGCTGCAGGTCGAGGCCGGGGCGTCGGCGATCCAGCTGTTCGACTCGTGGGCCGGTGCGTTGTCGCCGGTCGACTACGACACGTACGTGCGTCCGCACTCCGCCGCCGTCCTGGAGTCCGTCGCTGACCTCGACGTGCCGCGGATCCACTTCGGTGTCGGCACCGGTGAGCTGCTGTCACGGATGGGCGAGGCCGGGGCCGACGTCGTGGGCGTCGACTGGCGCGTCCCCCTGGACGAGGCGATCGGCCGGGTCGGGAGCCGTGCCGTGCAGGGCAACCTCGACCCCACCGTGTTGTTCGCGCCCACGGACGTCGTGCACGAGCGCGCCGCACGGATCATCGACGCGGGCCGGGCGGCCCACGGCCACGTGTTCAACCTCGGCCACGGTGTCCTGCCGGCGACCGACCCCGACGCGCTGACCCGTCTGGTCGACTTCGTCCACGGCTACCAGCCGGAGTCCTGATGCGCGTCGCGGTCATCGGTGGCGGGATCGCCGGGTTGTCTGCGGCGTTCCATCTCGCGACGGCCGGCGCCGAGCCGGTGCTGCTGGAGGGCTCGCCCGAGATCGGTGGCAAGGTCCGCCAGGCGCAGTTGGACGACCTGCTGGTCGACGTCGGCGCCGAGGCGATGCTGGCGCGTCGGCCCGAGGCGGTCGACCTGGTCAAGGCCGTCGGCCTCTCCGACGACCTCGTGGCGCCGGAGCCGGTGCCGTCGATGGTCTGGAGTCGCGGGGCGCTGCGTCCGCTGCCGCCCACGATCATGGGCGTGCCGTCCGACCTGGACGCGCTCGTGCAGTCGGGCATCCTCGAGTCCGCCGTGACGTCGACGGCGCTGCCGGTGCCGGACGAGGACGTGTCGGTGGCCTCGTTCGTGGCCGACCGCCTGGGACGCGACGTCGTCGACCGCCTGGTCGAGCCGCTTCTGGGCGGTGTCTACGCGGGCCACGCGGATCGGCTCTCCCTGCACGCGGCCGCACCCGTGATCCGTGAGCTCGGCCCCGATCTGTTGGCCGGTGCCATGGCTCGCGCCGCCGCCCCGAAGGCGACCGGTCCGGCTCTGGTGGGACTGCGTGGGGGAGTCGGACGGCTGCCTCGGGCGATCGTCGACGCGGGTGGCTTCGAGGTGCGGACCCGGGCCACCGTCCGTTCCGTTCGTCGTGACGGCGACGGCTGGGAGCTGGTCGTCGGACCCACCACCGCGCCCGTCCGGGAGCGCTTCGACGCCGTCGTCATGGCGGCGCCGGCTCCCGCCGCCTCACGGCTGCTGGCCGAGGCCGCTCCGCGCGCGGCGTTCGCGCTCGCCGGCGTCGACTACGCATCGATGGGTGTCGTGGCGCTGCTGCTCGACGGCGCCGACCTGCCTGCGGGGACCGGCTTCCTGGTGCCCCCGGTGGAGCCGATGGACATCAAGGCGGCGACGTTCTCGACCCGCAAGTGGGCGTGGCTCGCCGAGGCGGCCGGCGGCGCCACGGTGGTACGCGCGTCGATCGGTCGAGCCGGCGACACGGGCGTGCTGCAGCGCGACGATGCCGCACTGGTCGACCTCGCGGTGACGGACCTGCGCTCGATCGTCGAGCCCCAGGGCTCGCTCGGCACCGTCCGGGCGTCCGTCGTGCAGCGGTGGGGCGGTGGCTTGCCGCAGTACGAGGTGGGGCACCGCGACCTCGTCCGCACGGTCACCGAGGACATCGCGACCGTCCCCGGACTGGAGGTCTGTGGCGCCGCCTACGAGGGGGTCGGGATCGCCGCGGTCGTGGCCACCGGGAGGGCCGCGGCCGAGCGAACCCTCGCCGGGTGAGAATGGACGTATGAGTACGCACGAGGTCGACCCCGAGAAGATCAACGCCACCATCCGGTACGCCATGTACTCGGTGTTCCGCGTCGAGCGTCCGCTCGCGAACGGTGACCGTGCCGCGATGGCCGCCGAGGTCGAGGCGCTCTTCGCGAAGCTCGACGACGTCGTCGTGCGCGGCACCTACGACGTCAGCGGCATGCGGGCCGAGGCCGACCTGATGGTGTGGTGGCACGCCGAGACGGCCGACGCCCTGCAGGACGCCTACAACGCGTTCCGCCGGACCGAGCTGGGCTCGCACCTGGCGCCCGTCTGGTCGAACGCCGGCCTGCACCGCCCGGCGGAGTTCAACCGCTCGCACGTGCCGAACTTCCTCGCGGACGACACCACGAAGCACTACCTGTGCGTGTACCCGTTCGTGCGTTCGTACGAGTGGTACCTGCTGCCCGACGACGAGCGTCGCCGTCTGCTGCGCGAGCACGGCGAGGCCGCCCGCGACTACGCCGACGTCCGCGCGAACACGATCGCGTCCTTCGCGCTGGGCGACTACGAGTGGCTGCTGGCCTTCGAGGCCGACGAGCTGCACCGCATCGTCGACCTGATGCGCGACCTGCGCGCGACCGACGCCCGTCTCCACGTGCGCGAGGAACTGCCGTTCTACACGGGCCGCTCGATGCCGGTGGCCGAGCTGACCGAGCTCTGGCCCTGATCTGCCTCAGTCGGTGAGGACGGGCCGTGCTTCGCGGATGCGCAGGGTGGTGGCGGGTCCGGGTGCTGTGATGGTGGTGCCGAGGTTCTGCCAGGCGCCGCCGTCGACGCGGTAGGCGACCGCGTAGGTGACGTCGACGCGTGGTGCGACCTGTCCGGGTCGGCGGTAGCGGTGGATGACGTCGAGTGCGGGGTAGGGGCGGCCGGGCCTGGTGGTGGTCTGGGTGGTGTTGTCGCCGTGGTGCCAGGTGTAGGTGGCCGGGGTGGCGCGCAGGTCGACGGTGGATCCCAGGATCGGCACGCTGCGCTCGAACGGTGCAGCGGTGGTGTGGAAGATCGTCTCGAGGTTCACGAGGGTGGAGCCTGCGGGTTGCACCGCGACGTTCAACCTCGGTAGCCCGACGCGCCGGACTGCCTCGACCACGTCACCTGGTGTGACCTCGGGTTGGTCGGGGGCGGCCGTTTCTGCCGGCTCGCCCGGTTCCGGGGGTGGTAGGCAGTCGTCCTGCGGGAAGGGTGCCTCGGGCCGGCAGTAGAACGGGTCCGGCTCTGCGTCTGGGTTTGGGACCGGGCCGGTTACCTGGTCCTTGGCCCAATCCGGTGATGGTGACTTCGGTGAAGTCGTCGTTTCGTCCCAGATGATCACGTCACCTTGGTGGAAAGGGTCCTCACCCACGTCTGGGTCGCTGAGGGACAACGGTCCGAAGACCACCATGGCTAGAGTGAGAAACCCCCGGATCATGTGGGGTCACCCTGGAAGATGCGGCTTATTCTGCGATCACCGCCCGTGCCTTTTACCCCGAAGGTCAACCGCATCTCGGAAGCTGCGATGCGCACCTTTTCCGAGGCTGGTGTGGCTTGACGAGTTCCGGAGCCGATCTTCACGTTGATCGTGAGGAGGCTCTCGCCCCCTGAGCTCGAGTAGCGGACTTTGGCGCCGGAGAAAGTGCGTGTGCCCCCGGTGATCGTTCCGCCGTCCTTCGCGAGCTCGTCGATGGCAGATACATACGACTGGCATGCGCTGCAAGAGACATCGGATAGGCGGCCAAGTTCTTCTGTATTCCCCGTGAGGTGCGCGTAGGAGAGCACCTTCAGGTAGTACGAGACGAAATCGGTGACGCCCTGCGGGGAATCAGCCGTCATGCCGACAGGCCGCGCGGGCGGTGGCGAGCTGGGTGGTCTCACCGTCGCTTCCGACGAGGCATCAGGTCGGTCGCGAGGTTCGTCCTCGCTGCAGGCGCCGAGGCTCAGCGCGAGCGACGCGACGACGGCGGTGGCCAGAATCCGCATGTGTTCCCCCCAAGGCCCGGCGCTGGGACGCCGAGTTGCAGGAACCCTAGCGACCCGGGCGGATGACGGGGAGCCCTCGTCTCACAGCTGTGGACGAAGGCCGGTACAGATGCGTAGCGGTGAGCACCTTTCTCGCACGGAGAAGGTACTCACCGCTACACATCTCGCGCGCGGCGGCGCGAGACGGGGTCAGTCGGCCTGGAGGTCCAGGGCGATCCCGTTGATGCAGTAACGCAGGTCGGTGGGGGTGGCGAAGCCCTCGCCCTGGAACACGTGTCCCAGGTGCGAGCCGCAGTTCGCGCAGCGCACCTCGGTGCGCTTCATCCCCAGCGCCGTGTCCTCGATGTACTCGACACGGTCCTCCGCCAGCGGGGAGTAGAACGACGGCCAGCCGCACTGGGCGTCGAACTTGGTCTCGCTGCGGAACAGCTCGGCTCCGCAGCCACGGCAGCGGTAGACGCCGACCGTCGGGTCGTGCTCGTAGTCGCTGCTGAAGGGTCGCTCCGTGCCGGCCTGGCGCAGGACGTGGTACTCCGCGGCGCTCAGCTCCTCGCGCCACTCGTCGTCGGGACGATTGACCGCGTAGGTCTTGTCAGTCTTGTCGCTCACATCTCCGCCTGTTCGTCGAAGCTCAGGTGTTCCAACAGGTGCAACGTCGGGACGTCCAGTTTTCTTCTCGCCCGGGACGTCCAATCGAGGTGAAGGAACTCACGCACCACGTGCGACTCGGTCAAGATGATGACCTCGTCGCAGGACTGCTCCTTGACCAGGTCGGAGAGAGCGTCGATCGGGTCGTACTCCACGAGCTTGGTCGTGACCGTCTGGCCACGCTCGGTGAGCAGCGCCGCGGAGGCGTCCAGCTCCTCCTGGGCTTCCTGGCGCATCTCGTCCTCGATCCGGTCGTACGCGGCCGGCTCCTCCATCGGGACGAACTGCGCCCCGCCGAAGGCGGTCATCGAGATGCTGAGCGCCGCCGGCGAGCTGTCGACCGGCAAGATCATGTGATAGGTCACCTGGTCGTCCACCCCCTCGTGCAGGGCGAGGATCTGGTCGGCGTCGATGTCGATGAGCTTGCGTTCCACCAGCAGGGCCACGTTGTACATGAGCCCAGACTAGGCCGATCGGCGGTCGCGGACCCACCGCGTGAGCAGGACCCCGTCCTCGTCGATGGCGTGACCCAGCCGCATCTGGCGCTCGACGGCCTGTGCGCCCACCGTCATGCGCTTGGCCGGCCCGCCCACGAGGTGGGGCGAGATCGTCAGGCACGTCTCGTCCACGAGGTCGAGATCGACCAGGGTGCCGTTCAGGTCGGGGCCGCCCTCGCACAGGACGCGGTTGAGGCCGCGTGCGGCGAAGGCGTCGAGCACGGCGGCCCAGTCGATCTCGGTCTCGCCCGCGACGACGACCTCGACCGTGCGCGAGAGCTCCTGGCGCCTCTCGACCGAGGACGAAGCCGGCGTGATGACCACGAGACCGGGGGCGACGACCTGCTCGGGCAGTACCAGGCTGCGGCTGATGACCGCCAGGACGGGGACGCGCGAGCGGCCCTCACGCAGCGACTCGTGGATGGAGTCGGCCGAGATCGGGTGGTAACCCTCGGCCCGGACGGTGCCGGCGCCGACCACGACCACGTCGCTCAGACTGCGCAGCACCTTGAAGAGCCTGGCATCCGGCTCGCCGCCGAGGTTGCCGGACAAGCCCTCGGGATTCTGGACGGCGCCGTCGACCGATGCGACGAAGTTGGTCCGCAGCCACGGCTTGTGGGATTCGGGGTAGGCGTACAGGTCAGCGAGTTCCTTCAGATCCGGCATGGAGCCACGGTAGGGGAACCTGGGGCATACTGCCGATCATGACGGATCTGCGATCCACGCTGGCGACCAGCGGCCCCATCGACCTCTCCACGCGAGCCTCGGACGAGACCCCGGGGTTCGAGGGAAAGAAGAAGGACGCGAAGCGAAGGCTGCCGCAGATCGGCGAGGAGTTGATGGACGCCCAGGAGCTGCTGTTCGCCAACGGCATCGCCGGCACGACCGACCGCAAGGTGCTGATCCTGCTGCAGGGGATGGACACGTCGGGCAAGGGCGGCACGCTGCGTCACGCCGCCGGCCTGGTCGATCCCCAGGGCTTGGCCATCACCGCGTTCAAGGCGCCCACCGACGAGGAGCGCGAGCACGACTTCCTGTGGCGGATCGAGAAACACCTGCCGGCGCCGGGCATGATCGGCGTCTTCGACCGGTCGCACTATGAGGACGTCCTCGTCGGGCGCGTCCGCGCGTTGGCGTCGGCCGAGGAGATCGAGCGGCGCTACGGCGCCATCAACGACTTCGAGGAGCGGTTCGTCGACGGCGGGGGCGTCCTGCTGAAGTGCTTCCTGCACATCAGCCCCGACGACCAGGAGGAGCGGCTCGCGGCTCGGCTCGACGACCCGACCAAGTACTGGAAGTACAACCCCGGCGACCTCGACGACCGTCAGCTGTGGCCGGAGTACCAAGCGGCGTACGAGACGGTGCTCGAGCGATGCTCGACCGACCACGCCCCGTGGCACGTCGTCCCGTCCGGTCGCAAGTGGTACCGCAACTGGGCGGTCGCCACCATGCTGGGCGAGACACTGACCGATCTGGGACTCGACTGGCCCCGCGCCGACTTCGACGTCGCGGAACAGAGGAGGCGCCTGGCCACGATGTGACCAGGCGCCTCGTCCGGTGGTCGACTCAGACGTCCGCGAAGAGCGCGTCCATCGGAACGAGGTCCACCGCGCCCACCGCGTAGCGGGCGAGGATGACCTCGGCCACCTCGTCGGCGACGCCCAGCGGCTCGGCGACCGCCACGGCGCCGGCCTCGAGAGCGAGCTCAGTGACCCGATCGGGCAGGACGCCCGGGGCCAGGAACAGCATGCCCACGGCGATGTGCCGGCGGCCGTCGGCGCGGTGCGCGCGCACGGCCTCGCTGGCCGCCGGGGGAGCGGTGGACGCGAACGCGGCGATCGTCGGCAGCTTGTGATGGGCGCCCCAGGCGCGAGCGGCCCGGGCGATCATCGCGTTGGCCAGCGAGTCCGACGAGCCGGCGCCGGCCAGCACCAGGGCGTCGAGCTCGCGCACCCGGTTCTTGGCCAGCGCCTCGCGCAGCCGGCGGTCCAGGACGTTGAGGAACGTGCCCTCGATGCCCAGGACCTTCGTGACCTCGATGCGGACGTCGTGCGTCGCGGCGGCCGCCTGCGCGGCCTGCGGCACGTCGACCTTCGCGTGGTAGGCGTCGGTCAGCAGCAGCGGCACGACGACGATCTCGCCGAAGCCCTCGGCGGCGAGTCGCTCGACGACCTCGTCGAGGCTCGGGCCGCACAGGTCGAGGTAGGCGGTCTCGACACGCAGGTCGGGACGCATGCAGGCCACCACCTCCGTGAGGGCGTTGATGGTGTCGGCCGATCGCGGATCGCGGCTGCCATGAGCCAGGGCGATCAATGCGGGTGCGGTCATCGTGCGTTCCTCCCTTCCTGCGGTGCTGTGGTGGTGTCGGTGTGGCGGGCCAGATGGCCCAGGAACTTGAGGCGGAAGGCTCGCAGACAGCTGCGGCACTCCCACTCGCCGTGCGTCTCGCCGTGCGGACGGAGGTTCTCGTCGGCGCAGTACGGGCACGAGTAGGGGACCAGTCGCTCACTCATCGCAGCAGCTCCTCGTCGGCGCGGGCGACCCAGCGAGCGAAGGACTCGCCCTGGTCGCGGTTGGCCAGGTACGTGCGCGACAGCTTCTCGACGTAGTCGGGCAGCTGGTCGCCGGTGACCTTGTGGGCCCGGAGCTTGCGGCCGAAGCCGGCATCCATGCCCAGAGCGCCACCGAGGTGGACCTGGAACCCCTCGACCTGGCGGCCGTCGTCGTCCAGGACGAGCTGGCCCTTCAGTCCGATGTCGGCGGTCTGGATGCGCGCGCACGAGTTGGGGCAGCCGTTCACGTTCACCGTGATCGGCGTGTCCAGCTCGGGCACGCGCTGCTCGAGCTCGTCGATGAGCTGGGCCGCGCGGTCCTTGGTGTTGACGATCGCGAGCTTGCAGTACTCGATGCCGGTGCAGGCCATCGTGTGCTGGCGCCAGGCCGAGGGCCGCGCATGCAGGCCGAGGTCGGCCAGGGCGGCCACGAGCGACTCGACCTGGGCCTCCTCGACGTCGAGCACGATGATCTTCTGCATCGGTGTCAGCGCGATCCGAGCCGAGCCATGCGCCTCGACGACATCGGCGAGCTGCTGGAGCATCGGTCCGGAGATCCGGCCCACCGTGGTGGCCGCGCCGACGTAGTAACGGCCGTCGACCTGACGGTGCACACCCACGTGGTCGACGGGGGTGTCGGGAACCGGGGGAGCGTCGAGGTCGATGAGCGCGCGCTCGAGGTACTCGGTCTCGAGGACCTCGCGGAACTTCTCGATGCCCCAGTCCTGGACGAGGAACTTCAGGCGGGCACGCGACCGCAGGCGGCGGTAGCCGTAGTCGCGGAAGATGCTGATGATGCCCTCCCATACGGCGGGCACCTCGTCGAGGGGGACCCAGGCGCCCAGCCGCTTGGCCAGGTGGGGGTTCGTCGAGAGGCCGCCACCGACCCACACGTCGAAGCCGGCGCCGTGCTCGGGGTGGATCGCACCGATGAAGGCCACGTCGTTGATCTGCGGGACGACGTCATGCCCCGGGTGGCCGCTGATGGCCGACTTGAACTTGCGCGGCAGGTTCGAGAAGGCCTGGTCGCCGATGTAGCGGCTCTCGATCGCGTCGATCGCGGGGCGCCCGTCGATGATCTCGTCGGTGGAGACACCGGCGACGGGGCTGCCCAGGATGACGCGCGGGCAATCGCCGCAGGCCTCCTGCGTGGACAGCCCGACCGACTCGAGGCGCTGCCAGATCGTCGGCACGTCGCGGACGTCGATCCAGTGGAACTGGATGTTCTGCCGGTCGGTGACGTCGGCGGTGCCGCGGCCGAAGTCGACCGAGACGTCGGCGATCGCGCGCAGCTGCTCCAGCGAGAGCTGTCCGCCGTCGATGCGCACGCGCATCATGAAGCGGTCGGCATCCAACTCTTCGGGCTCGAGCGTGGCGGTCCTGCCGCCGTCGATGCCGGCCTTGCGCTGGGTGTAGAGGCCCCACCAGCGGAACCGGCCGCGCAGGTCGCCGCCGTCGATGCTCTCGAAGCCGCGGTGCGCGTAGATGTTCTCGATGCGGGCGCGCACGTTGAGCGGGTTGTCGTCCTTCTTGGACTGCTCGTTGGCGTTGAGCGGCTCGCGGTAGCCCAGGGCCCACTGGCCCTCGCCCTTACGGCGGCGGGGACGAGCAGGTGCGGCTGAAGTGGAGGTCATGGTGCTCTCTGTCGCGTGGCTGGTGCGCGGGCGTCGTCGCCTCGGCGCGGGGACTGCGGGCAGGCAGGATCAACGACACATCATCGAGCGCGCACGACCGAGGTCGACGTGGAGTCGTTCCACGAGCCATACGGTCTGTGCGGCGAGCATGCACACAGTCTGTCCACTGAGACGTCTGTCCACCAAGCGGACGTCTCGAATGGCGAGACGGTTGTCCGCACTGCAAGACGAACGGAGAGCTTCGCTTGGGATTCCAGCGAAAATTCACACGGCCGGTTGGGCCCTCTCGACGATCGCCTCCAGATCGAGTCCGCGGGGCAGGGTGCCGAAGGTGCCTGCCCACTGGCCGCCGAGCCGTGAGGCGCAGAACGCGTCGGCCGCCGCAGGGGTGGAGTACCGGATCATCAACGCCCCCTGCAAGATGGCCGCCATCCGCGACGCCAGCCAGCGCGCCGAGGCCGCGGCGTCGTGGGGGTCGGCCAGCCGCTGGAGGACCTCGGACACGGCGGCGTCGAGCCGGGCGTCCTCGCCGCGGACCGTGCCGACCTCGGTGCGCCAGGCCTCGAGGGCGCCGTCCTCGCGCGAGAGCGCCCGCAGGACGTCGAGGGCGTTCACGTTGCCGCTGCCCTCCCAGATCGAGTTCAGGGGCGACTCGCGGAACAGCAGTGGCATGCCCGACTCCTCGGCATAGCCGTTGCCGCCGAGGCACTCCAGCGCCTCGCCGACCATCATCGGCGTGCGCTTGCAGACCCAGTACTTCTCCAGGGCCAGTCCGATGCGCCGCAGGTTGCGCTCGTGCTCGTCGTCGGGGCGGTCCATGGCGGCGGCGAGTCGCAGTCCCGCGAGCATGCCGGCCTCGGACTCGAGCGCCAGGTCGGCCAGCACGCCGACCATGGCGGGCTGGTCGATCAGGCGGGCGCCGAAGGCCGACCGGTGTCGAGCGTGCCAGGCCGCCTCGGCGAACGCCTTGCGCATGATCGAGGCCGATCCGAGGATGCAGTCCATCCGCGTGGCCGAGACCATCTCGAGGATCGTGCGGATCCCACGACCCTCCTCGCCCAGGCGCACGGCCCACGTGTCCTCGAACTCCAGCTCGCTGGAGGCGTTCGACTTGTTGCCCAGCTTGTCCTTGAGGCGCACGATCGTCAGCGGATTGCGCGAGCCGTCGGGCAGCACGCGCGGGACGACGAAGCACGTGGAGCCGGCGTCGGTCTGGGCCAGGACGAGGAACACGTCGTTCATCGCCGCCGAGGTGAACCACTTGTGGCCCGTGAGTCGGTACTCGCCCCGGACGTCCGTGGCCTTGGCCAAGGTGCTGTTGATGCGCAGGTCCGAGCCGCCCTGCTTCTCGGTCATGCCCATGCCGGCGAGGAGGCCCGCCTTGTCCTGCGGAGCGCGCAGGCCGAAGTCGTAGGTGGTGGAGGCCAGGCCGGGGGTCCACTGCGCCGCGAGCTCGGGGTCGGTGCGCAGGGCCGGGACGACCGCGTACGTCATTGTGATCGGGCACATGTGTCCCTGTTCGACCTGGCCCCAGGTGTAGAAGCCCGCAGCGCGGCGCAGGTGAGCCGCCGGCCGGTCGGACGTCCACGGCTCGGCGGTGAGGCCGAAGCCGACGCCGCGCTCCATCAGCCAGTGCCACGAGGGGTGGAAGCGGATCTCGTCGATCCGCCGGCCGAACCGGTCGACCGGCTCGTGGACCGGCAGATAGGCATTGGCCAGGTGCCAGTGTTCCCGTGCCTCGGCGGTGCCGGCCAGTGCGCCGATGGGCTCGAGGTAGGTATGGATCTGGCCCGCCTGGTCCGCGCCGAGGGCGCGAACCGCATCCATCAGGGGGAGGTCCGCCGTCGCGATGTTGACGTCGTCGAAGGGCACGGCCTGGTTCTCGGGGATGCGCTGCACGGGATCCATGGGCCCACCGTAGAACGTGACGCGGACAACAGGTCGGCCATTGCACGCGTGCTATGGACACGCATAGCACGCATGCGATACCGTCCCGGCATGCGAGGACCGATCGAGCACGACCACTTCTACGAGGGCATCGCCCAGCAGGTGGTGGAGCAGCGCACGCTGCGTCGACTCTCGCAGCGTGAGCTGGCCGACCTGTGCGGCACGACCCAATCGGCCATCGCCCGATTCGAGTCCGGCTCACGCCCGCCGAAACTCGACACCCTGCTGCGCATCGCCGCTGCACTCGACTGCGAGCTGAACGTGACGTTCCGCCCTCGCACCCGACCCGTGAAGGAGTCCTGATGAGCACCCGAGTCGACACCGAGGAGATCGCGACCACACGCAGCGAACGCGTGCTGGCGGTCGTCCTCGCGCTGTTCCTGTTGGTGGGAACCGTCTGGTTCTACGTCCAGGTGCCCGAGTGGGTCGACGACGCGCTGTCACAGGGCGACACCTCCTCGCTGAACGCCGCGGAGTCGATCGAGAACGAGAAGGACGAGGCACGCTGGGCCGCCGAGTCGGCCCGGGACGACGCCCAGGCGGCGCTCAACCTGGAGCGTGAGGAGTACAAGGTGGCGCTGCAGGAGGGCAGCGGCGTCGCCGAGGCGCGAGCCGACTACGACGAGGCGAAGGTGGAGTACAACCGTCGTCAGGCCGAGCTGAAGCAGGCGAACGCCGAGTGGGACGCGGCGTCGCAGAAGGCGGATGAGGCGCGTGCGCACCAGGAGCGCGCGAGCCGCTCCGGGTCGAGCGCATGGCTGGTGGCCGGCATCCGGCTGGTCTTCATCGCCGGCTGGATGGTCGGTGCCTATCAGCTGCTCGCATGGTTGCGCCGGCGCGAATCGCGCTACGTCACGCTCGTGTACTCCGGTGCGATCGTCGGCGCGGTCATGGCGCTGGTCTTCGCCGTGGACTACATCACCGACTACATCGACCCGCTGGACCTCGGCCCGTTCGTGCTCTCGGCGATCGGCGTCGTCGCGACCGTCATCGCGTTCCGTGTCCTGCAGCGCTACCTGGCCGCGAGGCTGCCAGGCCGCCGGGTGCGCAAGGGGGAGTGCCCGTTCTGCGGCTTCCCGCTGCGCGAGGCGGGGCTGGCGGACGGTCCTCACTGCGGCGGGTGTGGGCGCGACGTCGTGGCGCCGTGCTCGACGTGTCATGCGCCGCGACGCGTGGGCTCGTCGTTCTGCGCCCGCTGCGGCACGGCGTGACGGCCGTCAGACGCGGGTGAAGCGCTCCGACAGGTCCGAGTTCTGCAGGACCTGGTCGCGCAGGAACCGGCTGCCCTCGTTGTTGGGGTGAATGCCGTCCGGGGCCTGCTCGAGGTTCAGCGGGCTGGTCTTCACCCACGTGAACCCGTACCGCTCGGCGGCGTCGCGCACGATCGGCCGGATGATGCGGCCCTTGCGTGCCTTGGACGTTCCCCAGGGGCTCATGACGTAGACGTCGGCGCGCGGGTGGTCCAGCTGGTCCCACACCTCGGCGAGATCGGCGAAGAATGCGTCGGCGGCCGACTCGATCTGCGTGCGGGTGGCCTCGACCAGGCGGCCGTCGGCGGTGCAGCGGCGC
Above is a window of Aeromicrobium senzhongii DNA encoding:
- a CDS encoding zinc ribbon domain-containing protein, whose amino-acid sequence is MSTRVDTEEIATTRSERVLAVVLALFLLVGTVWFYVQVPEWVDDALSQGDTSSLNAAESIENEKDEARWAAESARDDAQAALNLEREEYKVALQEGSGVAEARADYDEAKVEYNRRQAELKQANAEWDAASQKADEARAHQERASRSGSSAWLVAGIRLVFIAGWMVGAYQLLAWLRRRESRYVTLVYSGAIVGAVMALVFAVDYITDYIDPLDLGPFVLSAIGVVATVIAFRVLQRYLAARLPGRRVRKGECPFCGFPLREAGLADGPHCGGCGRDVVAPCSTCHAPRRVGSSFCARCGTA